Proteins from a single region of Apostichopus japonicus isolate 1M-3 chromosome 21, ASM3797524v1, whole genome shotgun sequence:
- the LOC139962530 gene encoding uncharacterized protein isoform X1, with protein MIANGFTYSTMLYYVLSIVLGFIAVVSYIGRHTWSLLFAHMPDMDPSESSTKLAPLNQKRVMLWAPPRSLSTAFERCLSTLMEEHNVTIFHEPFTTAYHLGPERQIEVPIPPLKFTVEESKYTYSWVKKQIEQEFRDSQVVFAKDLAYSVSNKMEYLPEGFQHTFLIRHPQKVFKSFHTLLHRPLLRLLRIKLSDILPQGWVFQEMYELYEYVTETLGQNVVIIDADDLVEHPEEVLEMYCKHTGIPYSPNMTVWGKGKDDLKRWHLSKRMLFVNTMVGQYDRALSTRGLGKPTHHPPHQEVELSGECQLAIQQSVPYYQKLYEKRMVPPSISGKKEEDECSEADEAEEREQLIVSGV; from the exons ATGATTGCCAATGGATTTACCTACTCGACAATGTTGTATTATGTGTTAAGTATTGTCCTGGGGTTCATTGCTGTGGTCTCTTACATTGGAAGACACACATGGAGCTTACTCTTTGCACACA TGCCTGATATGGATCCCTCAGAATCTTCCACCAAGCTTGCACCTCTTAACCAGAAGAGGGTCATGCTCTGGGCCCCGCCTCGTTCCTTGTCGACAGCTTTCGAACGGTGTCTCAGCACTCTGATGGAAGAGCACAACGTCACCATCTTTCACGAACCCTTCACGACGGCATACCATCTCGGTCCCGAAAGACAGATTGAGGTCCCTATACCACCGCTGAAATTTACCGTGGAGGAATCAAAGTATACTTATTCCTGGGTGAAGAAACAAATCGAACAAGAATTCCGAGACAGTCAGGTTGTGTTCGCTAAGGATCTAGCATATTCTGTCTCTAATAAAATGGAATACCTTCCCGAGGGTTTCCAGCACACCTTCTTAATCCGTCACCCGCAGAAAGTGTTTAAATCATTCCACACGCTCCTCCACAGACCGCTGTTGCGTCTGCTACGCATCAAGCTCTCAGATATCCTCCCCCAGGGTTGGGTCTTCCAAGAGATGTACGAACTCTACGAATACGTAACAGAGACCCTGGGCCAGAACGTCGTCATCATCGATGCCGACGACCTGGTCGAGCATCCCGAGGAGGTCCTGGAAATGTACTGCAAGCACACAGGTATCCCGTACAGTCCCAACATGACCGTCTGGGGCAAAGGGAAAGATGACCTGAAGAGGTGGCACCTTTCCAAGCGGATGCTGTTCGTCAACACGATGGTGGGCCAGTACGACCGAGCCCTGAGTACCAGAGGGCTGGGGAAACCCACACACCATCCTCCCCATCAGGAGGTGGAACTGAGCGGAGAATGTCAACTAGCCATCCAGCAGTCCGTCCCGTATTATCAGAAGCTCTACGAGAAGAGAATGGTTCCGCCGTCCATAAGTGGTAAGAAAGAGGAAGACGAATGCTCGGAGGCGGACGAGGCCGAAGAGAGAGAGCAACTCATAGTCAGCGGAGTTTAA
- the LOC139962530 gene encoding uncharacterized protein isoform X2: MYRNCCFKPMPDMDPSESSTKLAPLNQKRVMLWAPPRSLSTAFERCLSTLMEEHNVTIFHEPFTTAYHLGPERQIEVPIPPLKFTVEESKYTYSWVKKQIEQEFRDSQVVFAKDLAYSVSNKMEYLPEGFQHTFLIRHPQKVFKSFHTLLHRPLLRLLRIKLSDILPQGWVFQEMYELYEYVTETLGQNVVIIDADDLVEHPEEVLEMYCKHTGIPYSPNMTVWGKGKDDLKRWHLSKRMLFVNTMVGQYDRALSTRGLGKPTHHPPHQEVELSGECQLAIQQSVPYYQKLYEKRMVPPSISGKKEEDECSEADEAEEREQLIVSGV; the protein is encoded by the exons ATGTATCGCAATTGCTGTTTCAAACCAA TGCCTGATATGGATCCCTCAGAATCTTCCACCAAGCTTGCACCTCTTAACCAGAAGAGGGTCATGCTCTGGGCCCCGCCTCGTTCCTTGTCGACAGCTTTCGAACGGTGTCTCAGCACTCTGATGGAAGAGCACAACGTCACCATCTTTCACGAACCCTTCACGACGGCATACCATCTCGGTCCCGAAAGACAGATTGAGGTCCCTATACCACCGCTGAAATTTACCGTGGAGGAATCAAAGTATACTTATTCCTGGGTGAAGAAACAAATCGAACAAGAATTCCGAGACAGTCAGGTTGTGTTCGCTAAGGATCTAGCATATTCTGTCTCTAATAAAATGGAATACCTTCCCGAGGGTTTCCAGCACACCTTCTTAATCCGTCACCCGCAGAAAGTGTTTAAATCATTCCACACGCTCCTCCACAGACCGCTGTTGCGTCTGCTACGCATCAAGCTCTCAGATATCCTCCCCCAGGGTTGGGTCTTCCAAGAGATGTACGAACTCTACGAATACGTAACAGAGACCCTGGGCCAGAACGTCGTCATCATCGATGCCGACGACCTGGTCGAGCATCCCGAGGAGGTCCTGGAAATGTACTGCAAGCACACAGGTATCCCGTACAGTCCCAACATGACCGTCTGGGGCAAAGGGAAAGATGACCTGAAGAGGTGGCACCTTTCCAAGCGGATGCTGTTCGTCAACACGATGGTGGGCCAGTACGACCGAGCCCTGAGTACCAGAGGGCTGGGGAAACCCACACACCATCCTCCCCATCAGGAGGTGGAACTGAGCGGAGAATGTCAACTAGCCATCCAGCAGTCCGTCCCGTATTATCAGAAGCTCTACGAGAAGAGAATGGTTCCGCCGTCCATAAGTGGTAAGAAAGAGGAAGACGAATGCTCGGAGGCGGACGAGGCCGAAGAGAGAGAGCAACTCATAGTCAGCGGAGTTTAA
- the LOC139962530 gene encoding uncharacterized protein isoform X3, protein MPDMDPSESSTKLAPLNQKRVMLWAPPRSLSTAFERCLSTLMEEHNVTIFHEPFTTAYHLGPERQIEVPIPPLKFTVEESKYTYSWVKKQIEQEFRDSQVVFAKDLAYSVSNKMEYLPEGFQHTFLIRHPQKVFKSFHTLLHRPLLRLLRIKLSDILPQGWVFQEMYELYEYVTETLGQNVVIIDADDLVEHPEEVLEMYCKHTGIPYSPNMTVWGKGKDDLKRWHLSKRMLFVNTMVGQYDRALSTRGLGKPTHHPPHQEVELSGECQLAIQQSVPYYQKLYEKRMVPPSISGKKEEDECSEADEAEEREQLIVSGV, encoded by the coding sequence TGCCTGATATGGATCCCTCAGAATCTTCCACCAAGCTTGCACCTCTTAACCAGAAGAGGGTCATGCTCTGGGCCCCGCCTCGTTCCTTGTCGACAGCTTTCGAACGGTGTCTCAGCACTCTGATGGAAGAGCACAACGTCACCATCTTTCACGAACCCTTCACGACGGCATACCATCTCGGTCCCGAAAGACAGATTGAGGTCCCTATACCACCGCTGAAATTTACCGTGGAGGAATCAAAGTATACTTATTCCTGGGTGAAGAAACAAATCGAACAAGAATTCCGAGACAGTCAGGTTGTGTTCGCTAAGGATCTAGCATATTCTGTCTCTAATAAAATGGAATACCTTCCCGAGGGTTTCCAGCACACCTTCTTAATCCGTCACCCGCAGAAAGTGTTTAAATCATTCCACACGCTCCTCCACAGACCGCTGTTGCGTCTGCTACGCATCAAGCTCTCAGATATCCTCCCCCAGGGTTGGGTCTTCCAAGAGATGTACGAACTCTACGAATACGTAACAGAGACCCTGGGCCAGAACGTCGTCATCATCGATGCCGACGACCTGGTCGAGCATCCCGAGGAGGTCCTGGAAATGTACTGCAAGCACACAGGTATCCCGTACAGTCCCAACATGACCGTCTGGGGCAAAGGGAAAGATGACCTGAAGAGGTGGCACCTTTCCAAGCGGATGCTGTTCGTCAACACGATGGTGGGCCAGTACGACCGAGCCCTGAGTACCAGAGGGCTGGGGAAACCCACACACCATCCTCCCCATCAGGAGGTGGAACTGAGCGGAGAATGTCAACTAGCCATCCAGCAGTCCGTCCCGTATTATCAGAAGCTCTACGAGAAGAGAATGGTTCCGCCGTCCATAAGTGGTAAGAAAGAGGAAGACGAATGCTCGGAGGCGGACGAGGCCGAAGAGAGAGAGCAACTCATAGTCAGCGGAGTTTAA
- the LOC139962530 gene encoding uncharacterized protein isoform X4: protein MDPSESSTKLAPLNQKRVMLWAPPRSLSTAFERCLSTLMEEHNVTIFHEPFTTAYHLGPERQIEVPIPPLKFTVEESKYTYSWVKKQIEQEFRDSQVVFAKDLAYSVSNKMEYLPEGFQHTFLIRHPQKVFKSFHTLLHRPLLRLLRIKLSDILPQGWVFQEMYELYEYVTETLGQNVVIIDADDLVEHPEEVLEMYCKHTGIPYSPNMTVWGKGKDDLKRWHLSKRMLFVNTMVGQYDRALSTRGLGKPTHHPPHQEVELSGECQLAIQQSVPYYQKLYEKRMVPPSISGKKEEDECSEADEAEEREQLIVSGV, encoded by the coding sequence ATGGATCCCTCAGAATCTTCCACCAAGCTTGCACCTCTTAACCAGAAGAGGGTCATGCTCTGGGCCCCGCCTCGTTCCTTGTCGACAGCTTTCGAACGGTGTCTCAGCACTCTGATGGAAGAGCACAACGTCACCATCTTTCACGAACCCTTCACGACGGCATACCATCTCGGTCCCGAAAGACAGATTGAGGTCCCTATACCACCGCTGAAATTTACCGTGGAGGAATCAAAGTATACTTATTCCTGGGTGAAGAAACAAATCGAACAAGAATTCCGAGACAGTCAGGTTGTGTTCGCTAAGGATCTAGCATATTCTGTCTCTAATAAAATGGAATACCTTCCCGAGGGTTTCCAGCACACCTTCTTAATCCGTCACCCGCAGAAAGTGTTTAAATCATTCCACACGCTCCTCCACAGACCGCTGTTGCGTCTGCTACGCATCAAGCTCTCAGATATCCTCCCCCAGGGTTGGGTCTTCCAAGAGATGTACGAACTCTACGAATACGTAACAGAGACCCTGGGCCAGAACGTCGTCATCATCGATGCCGACGACCTGGTCGAGCATCCCGAGGAGGTCCTGGAAATGTACTGCAAGCACACAGGTATCCCGTACAGTCCCAACATGACCGTCTGGGGCAAAGGGAAAGATGACCTGAAGAGGTGGCACCTTTCCAAGCGGATGCTGTTCGTCAACACGATGGTGGGCCAGTACGACCGAGCCCTGAGTACCAGAGGGCTGGGGAAACCCACACACCATCCTCCCCATCAGGAGGTGGAACTGAGCGGAGAATGTCAACTAGCCATCCAGCAGTCCGTCCCGTATTATCAGAAGCTCTACGAGAAGAGAATGGTTCCGCCGTCCATAAGTGGTAAGAAAGAGGAAGACGAATGCTCGGAGGCGGACGAGGCCGAAGAGAGAGAGCAACTCATAGTCAGCGGAGTTTAA